A segment of the Actinomycetota bacterium genome:
GGTTCTTCCGGAGGCCAGGACGGGGGCGGCGGCTTCGGCGTTGTCCCACTCGCCCTGCTGGCGGTCGGCGGTGGCGCGGTCGCCTACAACATGAGCAAGAAGAAGAAGCAAAGGGCGGCCGAGGAACGCCGTCAGCTGGAGGAGGTAAAAGCGGTGGCCATGGAGGACCTGGTCGCTCTGGGCGACGACCTGAGAGCCCTCGACCTGCAGGTCGAGATGCCGGATGCCGACCCCAGGGCCAAGCAGGAGTACGTGACCGCACTCGGCCACTACGAGACGGCCACCCGCAACCTGGACCGGGCGCAGCGCCCGCAGGATCTTCAGCAGGTCACCGAGGCGCTGACCGAGGGCCGCTACGCGATCGACGCTTCGGAGGCCCGCCTTCAGGGACGCGAGCCGGCCCCCCGCAGGGCACTGTGCTTCTTCGACCCCCGGCACGGCCCGTCGGTCGAGGACGTCATGTGGTCCCCGGACCACGGCGCCCCCCGAGAGGTTCCCGCCTGCGAGGCGGACGCCAGGCTCGTCAAGCAGGGTCAGTCGCCGCACTCCCGTGAAGTCACGGTCGCCGGGCAGCGTATGCCCTACTGGGACGCACCCGCCTACTACGGCCCGTGGGCCGGAGGCTACTTCGGCGGGTTCGGCGGAGGCGGCCTGCTCCAGGGCCTTCTGATCGGCCAGATGCTCGGCGGGTTCGGAGGCTGGGGCGGCGGTTACCACTCCGGCTGGGATGGAGGCGGCGGTGACGGCGGAGGTGGTGACGGAGGTTTCGGCGACTTCGGCGGAGGAGGCTTCGGCGGTTTCGGCGGAGGCGACTTCGGGGGAGGCGGAGGTTTCGGCGACTTCGGCGGGGGCGACTTCGGCGGCGACTAGGACCCACATCCAAGCGGGACGATCGGAGGCAATATAGATGGGAATTTCGCGTCGTATATCGACAATATTCAAGGCCAAAGCGAGCAAGGCACTCGACCGGGCGGAGGACCCCCGGGAGACGCTGGACTACTCCTACGAACGCCAGCTGGAGCTGCTGCAGAAGGTGAGGCGCGGCCTATCCGACGTCGCCACCTCCCGCAAGCGGGTCGAGCTGCAGGCCCAGGCGCTGAGGGAGTCCGGCGAGAAGCTGGAGTCACAGGCCAAGCAGGCGCTCGGCCAGAACCGGGAGGACCTGGCGAAGGAGGCCATCGCTCGGCGGGCGGGCATCCTCAGCCAGCTGACCGAGCTCAAGGCCCAGCACGACCAGTTGAAGGCCGAGGAGGAGAAGCTTTCCGAAGCCTCCCGCCGGCTGCAGACCAAGGTCGACGCGTTCCGCATCAAGAAGGAGACCATCAAGGCCACCTACACGGCCGCCGAGGCCTCGACCCGCATCAACGAGGCCGTCACTGGGATCTCCGAGGAGATGGGCGACGTGGGCATGGCGATGCAGCGTGCGCAGGACCGCACCGAGCAGATGCGAGCCCGGGCCGGCGCCCTGGACGAGATGATCAACTCGGGTGCGCTCGAGGACCTGTCGGCGCCGTCCGACCCGATCCAGGCTCAGCTCGACAGCTACAACAAGACGACCGGCGTGGAGCTTGAGCTCGACCGCCTGAAGCAGGAGCTCGGCTACGAGCAGGCCCCGGCCATTGAGTCCAAGACCGCAGCGGAGGGATCGAATTGATTCTTCGAGTGTTCGGAGTCGGGCAGTTCGAGGTCCCCGACGAGGCGATGGCGGAACTCAACGAGCTGGACGACGCCCTGACCGGGCCGGTCGAGCAGCACGACGAGGAGGCGCTTCACGCAGGCCTGGAGAAGGTCCTCGAGGCGGTCAAACGCCTGGGCACGCCGGTTGCGGACGACTTCCTGGGACCCTCCGACCTCCTGCTGCCGGGTCCCGACTCCACAGTCGACGAGATCCGCGAGCTGTTGAGCGAAGAAGGTCTTATCCCGGACTAGGCTTTTCCGGGCCTCTCGGCGATCGAGTCGGGCGGCGCCTCGAACAGCTCGACCAGGTTGCCCGCCGGGTCCCTCACGAAACAGCGGCGGGCGCCCCACGACTTTCGAGCGTCCCGGCGGTCGACCCCGGCTTCGGAGAGGCGCTCGAGGACTGCGTCGTACATGTCGCCTACGTCGATTGCCATGTGGGCGGGCCCCGGCTCGGCGTCGCCGACTATCAGGTGGACCTGGGTGCCGTCGAATCCCAGCCAGCAGCCCGGGGTGTCGGCCGCCAGCATCGGGGGCCGGACCAAGGGGACGCCGCCGAGCAGCTCGTAGAAGGCCTGCCCGGCGGCGATGTCGTCCTCGGATGGGACGGTGACCGTAACGTGGTGAATGCGTGCCACTTGGTCCCTAAAGGAACAGGCCCAGAGCAATGAACAGCAGCCCCAGCGTCACCAGGTTCAGGCTACCCAGCGAGATGGTAAGCAGTGCGAGCAGGAAACAAACTGCAGCGATACCGAACATGATCTTGTTGATGCCTACGTTCTTCATGGTTGGTTTCCCCCGGTCCTTCCGCCATTGATATGCGCAATCTACCCTCCGGCGGCCTTTGGGCGGCGGAGCCCGGACGCTAGGAGGACTTCGGCGGCTTGAACTTCAGTTTCTTCAGCTCGGCGGCAACCTCTTTGGAGCTGAGAAAGCTCAATAGGGCATCTACCGAGTTGCGCCTGGTGCGGCCCCTCTCCACCGCCAGGTAGAGGGTCCGCTGGGCCTTCAGTCCCGGAACGTTCAGAACCCTCAACTCACCGTCGCCGGTGGTTTCGCCTGGCTCCAGCGCAAAGGTCGAGATGAACGACAGGCCCACGTTGGCCTTGACCGCACGCTTGACCGACTCGGTGGTCCCGAGCTCCAGCACCACCCCGAGCCGTTCCGGGTCGAGCCCCACTGCCGCCATCGCCTCACTTACCATGGTCCGGGTCCCCGAGCCGCGCTCCCGCAGGACCCAGGGGTGGAAGATCAGGTCGTCGCGGTGGATCGACTTCTTCTGGTGCAGCTCGTTCTGGGCCGAAGCGATCAAAACCAGCTCGTCGGTGGCGAACGGGATCAGCTCCAGCCGGTCGACCGCGACCGCGGCCCCGATCACCGCCATGTCGACCCGGCGGAGCAGAAGCTGGTCGGCGATGTGGGCGGTGTCCCCCACCTGGACGCACACCCGGACGGCCGGGTACTTCTCGCAGTAGGGGCTGAGGATCTTCGGCAGCAGGAACTCCCCGGGCACGGTGCTGGCTCCGATGTTCAACCGCCCGGCCGGCAGGGTCCCGAAGGTGGACATCGACTCCTCGAGACGCTCGGCCACGGTCGAGAGCTCGCCGGCATGCTGGTAGAGCTGCTCGCCTGCAGCGGTGGGAATCCAGGAACGGCCCGAACGCACGATCAGCTTCGTACCGAAGTGGTCCTCGAGGGTCCGGATCTGGGCGCTGATGGCCGGCTGGGTCACTCCCAGGCGTTTTGCCGCGGCGGAGAAGCTGCCCTCGTCGACCAGCTTCACGAAGCCCCGGAGGGCCGGGATGGTAAGTGGGGCCAAGGGTTAACTCCGTCCGTTATCCACGCCTGACGATGCGCCGCCTATCGTACCTCCCGCCCTCAGCCGGACGCGAAAGAGGCCCCCTCCCCAGGGGCCTCTGCGCAGATCCGGGCTAGGCCTGCTGGAGGCCGCTGTTCTGCTCTGCCGTCTTGATGAGGTAGCGAACGATGGTCTGGGTGGGGGTCTTCACGTTGTGGACGTTCACCAGGTGACTTGCTAGCTGGCGTGCCAGGTCCGTCTTGTCCGAAGCAGTGGTCTTGAAGCCGCAGGTGTCGGCGCCTACTGATGCGCAGCTGTACTTGAGTGCCATGTGAACCCCCTTAGGACTGAATTCCGGAGTTTCACTTTACCACCTTAGATTTATAGATGCAATAAGAATTGCTTATAGTCAGCGTTTAGAAATCCGGGAATCGACCCCTCTTGACTCTCAAGGTGAGGCGTCTAGTAGCAGGGTCAACACCGGCCTCAGAAATCGTCGCAAGGGCAAACTCGCCGTTCCTTTTAGCTCGAAAGGCGCTGGGCAGCTCGCTTGCCCTCTCGAACGATCCGTCGTCAGCCCACCTTTCGAGCGACAGACGAGTCAGCTCGACAACTTCGTCCGAAGAACCTCGCACCATCCAGGATCGAGACATCTCCGGGTACTCGGAAGGTTCCTGGAATGTGGCGCCGGACTCGACGGCTTCCCGGGGCGGCTCAAACGCTTCTATCGCCGCCATCTCCGGCCCCAAGTCGTAGAGCGGAGGTGTGAGCACAGCCTCTCCACCAAGGCATGCGAGCAACGCCGCAACAGCAAGGAAGATGGAAAACCTGTGATCGTCCCTGGTTTCTGCGCTCAGGAATAGAAGGGCCGCCAAGGAACTCACCAGGGCCGCTAAACCTATCGCTGCGAGACGCCTCCCAATGTCTCCCACGAATCGCTGAGATTCGGTCGCGATTGAGTCGACATCCTGGAGCATCAAGTTGAATCCCTGGATCGCAACACCAAAGCTGACCGTCAGGGCGACAAAACCGAGAGTCGCCAATGTCCGCTTTCCATCGAAGCGCTTTAGTGCCACGCGTCGCGACCTCTCCACTCGCTTAAAGGCGTTTCGGAGCTGTTGTTAAGATGGGAAACACCACCCATCGAGCGGGGTAGACGCCACGAAATCACTTTCACCTCTTATATCTTGCGGCCGCGCCGCGGCGATGCGAGCCATTGCCCTGCTTATGCTTCTGGTGGTTCTCGGAGCCTGCAGCAGCGGCAACGTCCAGGACACGCCGAGCAAGGCGTCCGGATTCAAGGCGCTGACCAGCACCGACGGCGCACTGCAGTTCCAGGTCCCCGAACACTGGGCAGCCTCCGAGCTGAACCCGGACGCCGCGGTCCAGGCCCGCGACCCGGACACCGAAGCGTACGGGATGGTTATCGAGGACCCCCGCAAGCCGCTGAAGGACTACACCCTGGAGCGGTTCGCCGACGTGCAGATGGAGCAACTGGTTACCCGTCTCGGGCTGGCCAGTCTGTCGGCGCCCAAGAAGGTCCAGGTCGACGGCAAGGACGCCGTCCAGTACCAGCTCAAGGGTTTCTTCGACCAGATCGAGGTGGTCTACCTCTTCACCTTCGCCGAGACGCCCGACCGCTTCCTGAAGGTGGTCACCTGGAGCCTCGCCTCGGAGTTCGAGGACAACAAGGAGGTCCTCGAACAGGTCGCCGCCAGCGTCAGGGAGCTGAAGGGCCTGCCGTCACCGACGCCCGAGCCGAGCAACACCACCGACCCGGCGGTCGTGCCGACCCAGCAGGGACCGGGCGCCTTCGACCGGGACCCGAACGCCTAACCGGCGTTCGGCGCCAGCACCAGGGCGATCTTTCCCAGCGCCTCAGATTGGGCCAAGGCCTCCGACTGTTCCGGGGTTAGCAGCAGTGTGATGCCGCCCTTCCCGCCCCCCACTCCGAGCTGCGAAGCCACGCCCGATGAGCTCTTGGACCCTCCGACCGACGCCACCTTGGCGGCCTTGATGACGGTCACGGTCTCGGCGTTGCCGCCCTCCCGGGCGAAGGTCGCCAGGACGTCGACCCGGTCCCCGGCCTTGGGCGCCAGAGCCAGGCCGTCCAGGGTGTCGGGACTGAGCGAATAAGCGCGCATGCCGTCGGGGACCACCGACGACGATCCGCCGTCGCTTCCGAGCCGGCGGGAGGTGACCGGCTCCCCCTCCAGGATCGGCACCGCCGCCACCCGGCCGACGGCCGCCTCCGAGCTGCTCAGGGCCTCTTCGGGCAGGTACCTTTCGGGGAAGCTCTCGATCTCCAGCATCGCCGCCGTGACCACCACCCCCGAGTCGATGTCGGTGGCCGCCACCACCATCGGGACCATCCGGCCGGAGAGCGGAATTTGGGCCCTCAGATACGACAGGTAGGAGTAGACGGCCAGCGCGGTGACTAACGCAGCCAGCATGGCGAGCAGGCTCCAACGCGAGGTCCTGCGGCGGTTGAGTACAAGAGTGGTCATCCCGGCCCCCTTCGAGATCGACGCGGATCAAGGTCAGGGGAAGTGCGGGGAAGTGCCTGAAATCCTAGTGGAGCGAAAAACCGCTGAAAAGACCCTTAAGCGGACTTTTCCACTGCCTTCTTAGTCGAGGACCCGGAGTCCTTGGAGCCGGAGCCTGAGTCGGACTTCTTCGAGTCGGTCTTGGTTTCCGACGTGGTCTCGGACTTGGAGTCGGAGGACGGCTCGCTCTTGGCGTCCTTGGAGTCCTTGGCCTCTTTCGCCTCGCCCTTGGCGTCCTGCTTGCCGGCGCGGGACATCGGCTGGCTGGCCCGCCGGTCCGTGGAGTAGAAGCCGGAGCCCTTGAACTGTATGCCCACCGGGAAGATCACCTTGCGCAGCTTGCCTCCGCACACCTCGCACGTGGTGAGGGAAGGCTCGGTGAACGACTGGACAACCTCTTTGCGGTCGCCGCATTCGGTACACAGGTATTCGTAAGTAGGCAAGGGAGATTCCTGATTCTCGTGGAGGTAACTGCTGTTCAATAGTATGTCAGAGCCTTGAGTAGCCGAGCGACGTAATCTAGTCGGACTGTTGTCCGCTCCAGGAGCTCCTTCACGCTATGACCACGTCGATGGTTCACCGCCGGTAGAGGGGCTTGCCAATGTCCGAAGTCGACCCGTCGATCGAACTCAAAAAACTCGCCGACGACGCCGAGGCAATTGCTGCCGGCCTTTACGACCGGGAGATCGACGCACCGGCCTCAGGCGACCTCCGCCGGCTGGCGGGCGCACTGGACCAGATCTCCGCCACGATGAAGGCGCAGATCGTCCAGCTCCGGGAGTACAACGAGGCCCTGGCCCGGGCCCACACCCGGTTCGGGGAGGCCCTCCGGGCGACCCACAACCTTGACCGGATGCTCGAGATCGCCCTCGAAACCGGCATGGAGACCATCGGCGCCCGCAGCGGCCTGCTGATGCTCCGCAAGGGCTCGGGAACCCTGATGACCGGCGTCACCCGCAACCTCGATACCCCCGGGTTCAAGCTGGAGGTCGGCCAGGGGATCTCGGGGCACGTCGCCTCCACCGGCACGCCGATCCTGTTGCCCGGCTCCGCCGACCCGCCGGAGCGCCACGCAAGCGAGCCCGAGGTCCACACCCAGCTGTCCGTGCCGCTGATCTCCCACGACCGGGTCCTGGCGGTGCTGAACTTCTACGACAAGGCGCAGGGCAACTTCACCGAAGCCGACCTGCGGACGATCCTGTCGCTCACCGACCAGGCCGGCGTGGCCATAGAGAACGTCCTGCTCCACCAGGAGGCGGAGCGGATGGCGATCATGGACGGCAAAACCGGCATCTGGAACCACCGGTGGTTCCAGATCCAGTTCGCCCGAGAGATCGACCGGGCACAGCGCTTCGGCCGCCCCTTCTCGCTGATCATCCTGGACATCGACGACTTCCGGAAGTTCAACAACACCTACGGCCACCAGATCGGGGACTTCGTGCTGATCGAGCTGGCCCAGCGGGTGAGGTCGACCATCCGTGACGTCGACATGTTCGCCCGCTACGGGGGCGAGGAGTTCGAGCTGCTGCTCTCCGAGACCGACGAGGCCGGTGGGTTGAACGCCGCCGAGAAGCTGCGGCAGGTGATCGCAGGATCCCCGTTCATTACGGAGATGACCCCCGACCCCCTGTCGGTGACGATCTCCGCCGGCGTCGCCTCCTACCCCTCCGGCGGCACCGACTTCGCCTCGATATTCAAGGCCGCCGACCTGGCCCTGCTGCAAGCCAAAGCCCAGGGCAAAAACCGGGTCGTCGCCCATAACCCGGAGCAATAGCGGGTACCATCGACCTATGCCCGTCCAGACAGCCATCATCCCCGCGGCCGGAATGGGCACCCGGTTCCTCCCCGCCTCCAAGGTGGTTCCCAAAGAGCTGGTGACGGTGGTGGACAAGCCGGTTATCCAGTACGCCGTCGAGGAGCTGGTACGCGCCGGGATCACCAACATCTGCATCGTCACCTCCGAGGGCAAGGAGGCGGTAAGCCACCATTTTCACTCCAACGCCAAACTCGAAAGCGCCCTGAAGGACAAGGCGAAGCACGATCTGTTGGAGGAGATCCAGCAGCTGAACAACCTGGCTCACATCTTCTCGGTCACCCAGGACGAGCCGCTCGGGCTGGGCCACGCAGTCTGGGTCGCCCGGGAGCACGTCCACGACGACGCCTTCGTGGTCCTGCTGCCCGACGAGCTCCTCGACCCGGGGGACAACTTCCTGTCCGACATGATCGCCACCTACGAGCAGACGGGAAAAAGCGTGATCGCGGTCGACGAGGTCCCCCACGAAACCATCGGCTCCTACGGCTCCATCGACCCCGAACCCTCGGACACCGATGCGATGAAGGTGCTGGCCCTGGTCGAGAAGCCGGACCCCTCGGTTGCACCGTCCGACCTGGCGCTGATCGGCCGCTACGTCCTGGACCCGCAGGTCATGGACATCCTGGAGCACGTAAAGCCGGGCGCCGGCGGAGAGATCCAGCTGACCGACGCCCTCGAGGTCATGGCCGGCGAAGGCCGGCTGATGGCCCGGCGCTACCGGGGCCGCCGGTGGGACGCCGGGACCAAGCAGGGATACCTGCAGGCAACCGCCGCCCTGGCCTTCGAGCACCCGGAGCTCGGCCCGGCGTTCCGGGAGTACCTGGCGGAGATCCAGGCGCTTTCCAGCCATGTCTGATCCCGAAGCCAAGCTCTCCCACGTCGACGCCGAGGGCAAGGCGACGATGGTCGACGTCTCGGAGAAGAGCACAACCGTTAGGGAGGCCACAGCAACGGCTTTTGTCGCGATGAACCCCGAAACCGTCGCCACCGTGCGCGGCGGGAGTTTGAAGAAGGGCGACGAGACCGCCGTGCTGGGCGTCGCCCGGGTGGCGGGAATCATGGCGGCCAAGAAGACGTCCGAGCTGATTCCGCTGTGCCACCCGCTTGCCCTGACCGGGATCAAGGTGGACCTCACGCTCGAAGATGCGGGCGTCCGAATCGTGACCGAAGTCAAGACCGCGGACCGGACGGGCGTGGAAATGGAGGCGTTGACCGCCGCCGCCGTGGCGGCGCTGACGATCTACGACATGTGCAAGGCGGTCGACAAGGGGATCCGCATCACCAACGTCGAGCTGGTCAACAAGGTCGGCGGCAAAAGCGGGGGCTGGTCCCGCGAGTAGCTACTCCTTCGGGCGCTTGAAGTAAGCGACCACACCGCCCACGTCGGGCGGGGTGAACACCGAAACCAGCTCCCAGCCGTCCTCACCCCAGTTGTCGAGGATCTCCTTGGCCACATGGGGGATGACCGGCACGGACGCGTACTCCCACTTCGTCATTCGATGTCCTTTCTGCTGCTAGCTGATGAGGGGCGGGCCTTCATCGATCTCGGTGTCGTAGGTCTGATCTGAAACGTACAACCAATAGCCCTTCTGGGGCACGGTCCCGGTCACCGAGCTGGGTTCCGGGCCGGTCGAGTCGCCGGGGACTACGGTCGCCCCGCGCCTTACCAGCTCGTCGACGATGTCCTGGGTGGGGTGTCCGTCAATCTCCATGAGGCCCTCCAG
Coding sequences within it:
- a CDS encoding VOC family protein, giving the protein MARIHHVTVTVPSEDDIAAGQAFYELLGGVPLVRPPMLAADTPGCWLGFDGTQVHLIVGDAEPGPAHMAIDVGDMYDAVLERLSEAGVDRRDARKSWGARRCFVRDPAGNLVELFEAPPDSIAERPGKA
- a CDS encoding FmdB family zinc ribbon protein gives rise to the protein MPTYEYLCTECGDRKEVVQSFTEPSLTTCEVCGGKLRKVIFPVGIQFKGSGFYSTDRRASQPMSRAGKQDAKGEAKEAKDSKDAKSEPSSDSKSETTSETKTDSKKSDSGSGSKDSGSSTKKAVEKSA
- a CDS encoding sensor domain-containing diguanylate cyclase; translated protein: MSEVDPSIELKKLADDAEAIAAGLYDREIDAPASGDLRRLAGALDQISATMKAQIVQLREYNEALARAHTRFGEALRATHNLDRMLEIALETGMETIGARSGLLMLRKGSGTLMTGVTRNLDTPGFKLEVGQGISGHVASTGTPILLPGSADPPERHASEPEVHTQLSVPLISHDRVLAVLNFYDKAQGNFTEADLRTILSLTDQAGVAIENVLLHQEAERMAIMDGKTGIWNHRWFQIQFAREIDRAQRFGRPFSLIILDIDDFRKFNNTYGHQIGDFVLIELAQRVRSTIRDVDMFARYGGEEFELLLSETDEAGGLNAAEKLRQVIAGSPFITEMTPDPLSVTISAGVASYPSGGTDFASIFKAADLALLQAKAQGKNRVVAHNPEQ
- a CDS encoding DUF4177 domain-containing protein, whose protein sequence is MTKWEYASVPVIPHVAKEILDNWGEDGWELVSVFTPPDVGGVVAYFKRPKE
- a CDS encoding PspA/IM30 family protein, encoding MGISRRISTIFKAKASKALDRAEDPRETLDYSYERQLELLQKVRRGLSDVATSRKRVELQAQALRESGEKLESQAKQALGQNREDLAKEAIARRAGILSQLTELKAQHDQLKAEEEKLSEASRRLQTKVDAFRIKKETIKATYTAAEASTRINEAVTGISEEMGDVGMAMQRAQDRTEQMRARAGALDEMINSGALEDLSAPSDPIQAQLDSYNKTTGVELELDRLKQELGYEQAPAIESKTAAEGSN
- the cpaB gene encoding Flp pilus assembly protein CpaB is translated as MTTLVLNRRRTSRWSLLAMLAALVTALAVYSYLSYLRAQIPLSGRMVPMVVAATDIDSGVVVTAAMLEIESFPERYLPEEALSSSEAAVGRVAAVPILEGEPVTSRRLGSDGGSSSVVPDGMRAYSLSPDTLDGLALAPKAGDRVDVLATFAREGGNAETVTVIKAAKVASVGGSKSSSGVASQLGVGGGKGGITLLLTPEQSEALAQSEALGKIALVLAPNAG
- a CDS encoding DUF1059 domain-containing protein, whose product is MALKYSCASVGADTCGFKTTASDKTDLARQLASHLVNVHNVKTPTQTIVRYLIKTAEQNSGLQQA
- a CDS encoding selenium metabolism-associated LysR family transcriptional regulator, whose product is MAPLTIPALRGFVKLVDEGSFSAAAKRLGVTQPAISAQIRTLEDHFGTKLIVRSGRSWIPTAAGEQLYQHAGELSTVAERLEESMSTFGTLPAGRLNIGASTVPGEFLLPKILSPYCEKYPAVRVCVQVGDTAHIADQLLLRRVDMAVIGAAVAVDRLELIPFATDELVLIASAQNELHQKKSIHRDDLIFHPWVLRERGSGTRTMVSEAMAAVGLDPERLGVVLELGTTESVKRAVKANVGLSFISTFALEPGETTGDGELRVLNVPGLKAQRTLYLAVERGRTRRNSVDALLSFLSSKEVAAELKKLKFKPPKSS
- the moaC gene encoding cyclic pyranopterin monophosphate synthase MoaC translates to MSDPEAKLSHVDAEGKATMVDVSEKSTTVREATATAFVAMNPETVATVRGGSLKKGDETAVLGVARVAGIMAAKKTSELIPLCHPLALTGIKVDLTLEDAGVRIVTEVKTADRTGVEMEALTAAAVAALTIYDMCKAVDKGIRITNVELVNKVGGKSGGWSRE
- a CDS encoding UTP--glucose-1-phosphate uridylyltransferase, which encodes MPVQTAIIPAAGMGTRFLPASKVVPKELVTVVDKPVIQYAVEELVRAGITNICIVTSEGKEAVSHHFHSNAKLESALKDKAKHDLLEEIQQLNNLAHIFSVTQDEPLGLGHAVWVAREHVHDDAFVVLLPDELLDPGDNFLSDMIATYEQTGKSVIAVDEVPHETIGSYGSIDPEPSDTDAMKVLALVEKPDPSVAPSDLALIGRYVLDPQVMDILEHVKPGAGGEIQLTDALEVMAGEGRLMARRYRGRRWDAGTKQGYLQATAALAFEHPELGPAFREYLAEIQALSSHV